A genomic segment from Lutzomyia longipalpis isolate SR_M1_2022 chromosome 3, ASM2433408v1 encodes:
- the LOC129791959 gene encoding GTP-binding protein Di-Ras2, which yields MSDFERIRLVILGGAGVGKSSIVKRFLFKTYSDKYRATVEDLYNREYDLGAVTLKVDILDTSGDMQFPAMRRLCIATANAFLLVYATTSEPSFGCVKQCFDEIREQRADFQEIPIVIAGNKLDLASTHREVKIEDVSEWVFCELPKLRAKVLECSAKDDTNITDLFKSLLSISKIMPIGGGESTSGLKRRSSAYVSATSKGKHRVGSPSLGADKSGQSFLGAPSGDSSSSTDAKSKPRSRSLIRRSSRKTKQQIQNASGSDDCNVQ from the exons ATGTCTGATTTCGAAAGGATCAGACTCGTTATTTTGGGTGGTGCTGGAGTTGGCAAGAGCTCAATTGTTAAGCGTTTCCTCTTTAAAACATATAGTGACAAGTATAGAGCTACTGTGGAAGATCTCTACAATAGAGAATACGACTTGGGTGCTGTTACACTAAAG GTGGACATCCTGGACACATCGGGTGACATGCAATTTCCCGCCATGAGACGGCTGTGCATTGCAACGG CTAACGCCTTCCTCCTCGTCTACGCCACAACGTCAGAGCCAAGCTTTGGGTGCGTCAAGCAATGCTTCGATGAGATTCGCGAACAGAGGGCAGATTTTCAG GAGATTCCAATTGTGATAGCAGGCAATAAATTGGATTTAGCTTCAACACATCGGGAAGTAAAGATCGAGGATGTCTCCGAATGGGTCTTCTGTGAATTACCCAAATTGAG GGCGAAGGTGTTGGAATGCTCCGCCAAGGATGACACAAACATCACGGATTTATTCAAATCTCTGCTTTCCATTTCAAAAATCATGCCAATTGGGGGTGGCGAGAGTACTTCTGGGCTAAAACGAAGATCATCAGCGTACGTGAGTGCTACCAGCAAAG GAAAACACAGAGTCGGAAGTCCTTCATTGGGAGCCGACAAATCAGGCCAATCGTTCCTCGGGGCACCATCTGGGGACTCTTCAAGTTCCACTGATGCCAAATCGAAACCCAGATCGAG GTCACTCATACGACGTTCTTCGCGAAAAACTAAACAACAAATACAAAATGCATCCGGTTCTGACGATTGCAACGTACAGTAA
- the LOC129791824 gene encoding protein kintoun: MNRDKWEELDLSTDEIKSLTDALQKEEFRKLLVEYCQELNDPENKKKFEEELTQLEAERGIDVTFINPEPGYVVKTTVDGQMKGFINVCQSGKVQRPVSEYRAAANGERGLNWTLPHTQAPPRRDVDNKNTICMVYDVVFHPDALHLAAKNRRFRDILTDTACDAVETAFAVKLDRTNVKYPKVAFKGTPKPTVIRRKSDNPPVCEPSPLDAIYPPLANPNEDEPKVRVVPQCPKPSAYETPRYTITHRRDVDYEEFTHELDAKLNVTVPKELVIAVDLPLLKSTETVSLDVTRKRIVLLCEHPAKYKLDIVLPYEVEERQGAAKFDATSRRLSITLPVVKEHHLQLIDVTRQDSGVESMPHSPAASPTGSEGNDDVFEEKFLDASTPYTLPSFTCNTLDGAVAFTLNVKNVDPSSVHVKQDEMQVCVKFASIGGGFYPSHYAFVAKFPAGKILDAYAEAWDNNVVLQCDIQDLHLCDHYTVGLAEQFKNYPLKFPTLAVETGDPVIEDDSLRIEVRSFTAEEVEIDLKSDDNPPPEEPNEEVIEAENAPSADAPKEPPPAQESKKGNAKKKNRKHRSLSESYCDMSSKAQTGSLNEERSVRKSRSLSESSGDEHGSPQIRFKSILKRSCSYNPSVSSSVDDPQFSVSVDLGVGSFDGIPEHQELSESCKKTVRFSDVIRKQLFRSNSSILGRRLKNMKKRAKKRAQEHRRMSESENSECEEKEKPLNGSMQRRDSGVEMYDGTGKGKGQQHAKKGGQPKKKFDNTADLEYKSGMIFNLEI; the protein is encoded by the exons ATGAACAGGGATAAATGGGAGGAACTGGACCTGAGTACAGATGAGATAAAATCCCTGACAGATGCACTGCAGAAGGAGGAATTTCGTAAGTTGCTCGTTGAGTACTGCCAAGAGTTGAATGACccagaaaataagaagaaattcgAGGAGGAACTGACCCAATTGGAGGCTGAACGTGGAATTGATGTCACCTTCATCAACCCCGAGCCAGGGTATGTGGTGAAGACGACGGTGGATGGGCAAATGAAGGGCTTCATAAATGTGTGTCAGAGTGGAAAAGTACAGCGTCCGGTGAGTGAGTACCGTGCCGCTGCAAATGGCGAGAGGGGCCTCAATTGGACACTGCCACACACCCAGGCGCCCCCACGACGTGATGTTGACAACAAGAATACCATCTGCATGGTGTACGATGTTGTTTTCCATCCGGATGCCCTCCATTTGGCCGCAAAGAATAGGCGCTTCCGGGATATTCTTACGGACACCGCGTGTGATGCCGTCGAGACGGCTTTTGCAGTGAAACTCGATCGGACTAATGTGAAATACCCCAAAGTGGCGTTCAAAGGGACACCCAAACCCACAGTGATTAGGCGTAAGAGTGATAATCCCCCTGTGTGTGAACCCAGCCCCTTGGATGCCATTTATCCACCCCTGGCGAATCCCAATGAGGACGAGCCCAAAGTGCGCGTTGTGCCTCAGTGTCCCAAACCCAGTGCCTACGAGACGCCTCGCTATACAATCACCCACCGTCGTGACGTGGACTACGAAGAATTCACGCACGAGCTCGATGCAAAACTCAATGTGACCGTACCCAAGGAGTTGGTAATTGCAGTTGATCTGCCCCTCCTGAAATCCACGGAGACCGTCTCCCTGGATGTCACACGGAAACGCATTGTCCTCCTCTGTGAGCATCCGGCAAAGTACAAACTCGACATTGTGCTACCCTACGAAGTGGAGGAACGCCAAGGGGCAGCCAAATTCGATGCTACATCACGTCGACTATCGATTACCCTGCCCGTTGTCAAGGAGCACCACTTGCAGCTCATTGACGTCACGCGTCAGGATAGTGGAGTGGAATCGATGCCACACAGCCCAGCTGCCTCCCCCACCGGCTCCGAAGGGAACGACGATGTCTTCGAAGAGAAATTCCTCGATGCATCCACCCCGTACACACTGCCAAGCTTCACGTGCAACACCCTCGATGGTGCTGTGGCATTCACACTCAACGTGAAGAATGTCGATCCCAGCTCTGTGCACGTGAAGCAGGATGAGATGCAGGTTTGTGTGAAATTTGCATCCATCGGCGGTGGCTTCTACCCGTCCCACTATGCATTCGTGGCGAAATTCCCAGCTGGGAAGATTCTGGATGCATACGCAGAGGCATGGGACAATAATGTGGTGCTCCAGTGCGATATTCAGGATCTCCACTTATGCGACCACTACACCGTAGGCCTCGCGGAACAATTCAAAAACTACCCCCTTAAATTCCCAACGTTAGCCGTTGAAACAGGTGATCCCGTGATTGAGGATGATAGTCTTCGGATAGAAGTGAGATCCTTCACTGCGGAAGAGGTGGAAATTGATCTGAAGTCCGACGATAATCCCCCACCGGAGGAACCCAATGAAGAAGTCATTGAAGCTGAAAATGCGCCTTCAGCGGACGCCCCTAAAGAGCCTCCGCCGGCGCAGGAGAGTAAAAAGGGAAatgcaaagaagaagaatcgaAAACATCGCTCCCTGTCTGAATCCTACTGCGACATGTCGTCAAAGGCCCAAACGGGGTCCCTGAATGAAGAGAGATCTGTGAGGAAATCTCGCAGCTTATCGGAATCAAGCGGCGATGAACATGGAAGCCCACAGATTCGCTTCAAGAGTATCCTCAAGCGCAGCTGTAGCTACAACCCGAGTGTCTCGAGTTCCGTTGATGATCCACAGTTCTCCGTGTCTGTGGACCTTGGTGTGGGCTCATTTGATGGCATCCCCGAGCATCAGGAGCTTTCGGAGAGCTGCAAGAAGACCGTGCGTTTCAGTGATGTCATTCGGAAGCAGCTCTTTCg GTCAAACTCAAGTATTCTTGGCAGACGTttgaaaaacatgaaaaagaGAGCTAAGAAACGTGCCCAAGAGCATCGTCGGATGAGTGAGAGTGAAAATTCAGAGTGCGAAGAGAAG GAAAAGCCACTAAATGGATCGATGCAGCGTCGCGATAGCGGTGTCGAGATGTACGATGGAACTGGCAAAGGGAAGGGGCAGCAGCATGCCAAGAAGGGTGGTCAGCCGAAGAAGAAATTCGATAATACTGCCGATTTGGAATACAAAAGCggaatgattttcaatttggaaatttga